A window of the Miscanthus floridulus cultivar M001 chromosome 14, ASM1932011v1, whole genome shotgun sequence genome harbors these coding sequences:
- the LOC136504580 gene encoding tRNA nucleotidyltransferase cca2-like gives MPPGLLLPRGGLLLILPHLRRHLPSLCPTPRSSPSHKRPGAFFAPVLVVSGYSGMAAGSPEQQQRSVVVRETVELTETEERIFNRLLEVVRHFGLGTQLRVAGGWVRDKLLGKDSADIDIALDNMTGQNFCEKVNEYSKLIGEQQKGIGVIQCNPDQSKHLETARMLILDIWIDFVNLRSEQYAENSRIPTMEIGTAKEDAYRRDLTINSLFFNINNNSVEDLTGRGIEDLKKGLIVTPLPAKATFLDDPLRVLRAIRFAASFNFTLDKDLKEAASDEKVKSELGSKISRERIGHEIDLMMSDKHPVRAMCDIRDLGLFYVVFSFPEKSNPPVFDKCDWQCVSHIEAAWDLAYSIGSSVFSSGSDPKSQDERRRLCLYSSLFNPLRNMFYLDKRSKKVPVSSFIIKDSLKLKNSDAEMVVNIHAASEKFAELIPLLESNPDVCTLKEKLEDEYLEVPEDSVKRVFAGLVLREIKDFWRVALLLSILSYPEAENAADILNKQDELHRRKEKYIRVERFITDLDLDGVWKLKPVLDGKSIMGVMQVKGGPLIGKWQQRVLKWQLAHPNGTVDECIEWMKQSQSKRQKVESST, from the exons ATGCCTCCTGGCCTCCTCCTCCCTCGCGGCggtctcctcctcatcctcccccATCTCCGCCGCCACTTGCCTTCGCTTTGTCCTACTCCCCGAAGCAGCCCCTCGCATAAGCGCCCAGGAGCCTTCTTCGCCCCCGTACTCGTCGTATCCGGCTACTCCGGCATGGCGGCGGGTTCGCCGGAGCAGCAGCAGCGGAGCGTTGTGGTCAGGGAGACCGTAGAGCTCACGGAGACGGAGGAGCGCATCTTCAACCGCCTTCTCGAGGTTGTTCGCCACTTCGGCCTCGGCACGCAGCTCCGCGTCGCCGGTGGATGGGTCCGGGACAAg CTATTAGGGAAAGACTCTGCTGACATTGACATTGCCCTTGACAATATGACGGGCCAGAATTTCTGTGAGAAAGTAAATGAATACTCAAAGTTGATAGGGGAGCAGCAGAAAGGAATCGGTGTTATCCAGTG TAATCCTGATCAATCCAAGCACTTGGAAACTGCTAGGATGCTTATTCTCGACATCTGGATTGATTTTGTTAACTTGAGGTCTGAACAATATGCTGAAAATAGTCGTATCCCTACAATG GAGATTGGTACTGCCAAGGAAGATGCATACCGCAGGGACTTGACAATTAATAG TTTGTTCTTTAATATCAACAATAACTCAGTGGAAGACTTAACTGGAAGAG GTATTGAGGATCTCAAAAAGGGCCTTATTGTTACTCCTTTGCCTGCCAAAGCTACCTTCCTTGATGACCCACTTAGAGTTCTTCGAGCAATAAGATTTG CTGCTAGCTTCAACTTTACATTAGATAAAGATTTGAAGGAAGCTGCATCTGATGAAAAGGTGAAGTCAGAGCTTGGTAGCAAGATTAGTAGAGAACGTATTGGTCACGAG ATTGATCTCATGATGTCAGACAAACACCCTGTTAGAGCAATGTGTGACATTCGTGATTTGGGGCTATTTTATGTTGTATTTTCTTTTCCTGAAAAATCCAACCCTCCAGTTTTTGACAAGTGTGATTG GCAGTGTGTTTCACATATTGAAGCAGCTTGGGATCTTGCATATTCTATTGGCAGCTCTGTGTTCAGCAGTGGTTCTGACCCCAAGTCACAG GATGAACGGCGAAGGCTTTGCTTGTATAGTTCATTATTCAATCCCCTCCGAAATATGTTCTACTTGGACAAAAGATCTAAGAAG GTTCCTGTTTCTAGCTTTATTATCAAGGACTCACTAAAGTTGAAAAACAGCGATGCTGAAATG GTTGTCAACATACATGCTGCTAGCGAAAAATTTGCTGAACTAATTCCTCTCCTTGAGTCAAATCCTGATGTGTGTACTCTCAAAGAGAAATTGGAAGACGAATATCTTGAGGTACCAGAAGACAGTGTGAAGCGTGTTTTTGCAG GACTTGTACTCCGAGAAATAAAGGACTTTTGGCGGGTGGCACTGCTTTTATCCATTCTCTCCTACCCAGAAGCTGAAAATGCTGCTGACATCCTCAACAAGCAGGATGAGCTGCATCGGAGGAAAGAGAAATACATCAGAGTTGAGCGTTTCATAACTGACCTAG ATCTTGATGGGGTGTGGAAGTTGAAGCCGGTACTCGACGGGAAGTCTATTATGGGAGTTATGCAGGTCAAAGGAGGTCCACTGATAGGAAAATGG CAACAACGTGTACTGAAGTGGCAGCTTGCGCATCCCAACGGAACCGTGGATGAGTGCATCGAGTGGATGAAGCAGTCACAATCGAAACGACAAAAAGTAGAATCCAGCACCTGA